A DNA window from Pseudomonas wuhanensis contains the following coding sequences:
- a CDS encoding glycosyltransferase, whose protein sequence is MPVKHPKVAVLLAAYNGMQWIEEQLASILDQSAVDLTVYISIDPSTDGTEAWCAVYAAQHPSVIVLPAAGAFGGASRNFFRLIRDVDLDKYDFVAFADQDDVWHLDKLQRATHAIQSREIDAYSSNVTAFWPNGRTQLLDKAQPQVAWDFLFEAAGPGCTYVMSQKMVATLKASMLNNWADLQGVSLHDWYCYAFARSHGFKWFIDPQPSMQYRQHERNQVGANTGLNPLIARYKTIHDGWWFSQVRLIACQVGRSTDPFVQGWLRLGRAQLLRLSLSAWKCRRRARDKVFFFLICWATALIGSKSR, encoded by the coding sequence ATGCCAGTAAAACATCCCAAGGTTGCGGTTTTGCTGGCTGCCTACAATGGCATGCAGTGGATCGAGGAGCAGTTGGCCTCGATCCTCGACCAGTCAGCTGTCGACCTAACCGTTTATATCAGTATCGACCCCTCCACTGATGGTACCGAGGCGTGGTGCGCGGTTTATGCTGCCCAGCACCCAAGCGTAATTGTATTACCTGCTGCTGGCGCCTTCGGAGGGGCTTCGCGCAACTTTTTCAGGTTGATCCGTGATGTTGATCTTGATAAATACGACTTTGTCGCCTTTGCCGATCAGGATGATGTATGGCACTTGGATAAGCTTCAGCGCGCGACCCATGCGATTCAGTCCCGTGAAATAGATGCCTATTCCAGTAACGTCACCGCTTTTTGGCCGAACGGCAGGACGCAGTTGCTGGACAAGGCTCAGCCTCAGGTTGCCTGGGACTTCCTGTTTGAAGCGGCTGGGCCAGGGTGCACGTATGTGATGAGTCAGAAGATGGTGGCGACTTTGAAGGCGTCCATGTTGAATAATTGGGCTGACCTGCAAGGTGTCAGCTTGCATGACTGGTATTGCTACGCCTTTGCGCGTAGCCACGGCTTCAAGTGGTTTATCGACCCGCAGCCATCCATGCAGTATCGCCAGCACGAGCGAAATCAGGTTGGGGCCAATACTGGCCTCAATCCGTTGATCGCGCGTTACAAGACGATTCATGACGGTTGGTGGTTCTCCCAGGTCCGGCTAATTGCATGTCAGGTGGGGCGAAGTACTGATCCTTTCGTTCAGGGCTGGTTACGTCTAGGGCGCGCGCAGTTATTGAGGCTCTCTTTAAGTGCCTGGAAATGTCGTCGGCGTGCGCGGGATAAGGTTTTCTTTTTTTTGATTTGTTGGGCCACTGCATTGATCGGAAGTAAATCCAGATGA